The following are encoded together in the Azospirillum lipoferum 4B genome:
- a CDS encoding alpha-2-macroglobulin family protein, protein MMARLLTLLWVLVVMAFLGTPVRADYTPPGALSDATAYANGLLLKSPPQPKPQVIADLLKQARAARDRKDMAGAIQAYEKTITQGGGSPSVWLELSGAWMAATPPNKDRALQSAVMAGQFNPKDEERVAILWRIATLMDEAFGKPDEAVKALNAIRQLAPKLEAATLDTQAPKLEERFVAMRRKAGLAMTGVTVNAEGSSPRVCFQFSDRLSGKQGVRFDDYVRVEPSTKTALEARENSLCLRGVTHGNGYTVTLRQGLPGEDGVTLKADEIQRVRVPDRPSMAAFRGSAYILPRKGADGIPVVSVNTDRLDVSVYRIADRALVSNKYDASLFSELTGYAADRLAQENGELVWSGSLDVKGERNRDVTAAIPFRQAVGDDPKAGLYVVTARPHDVEESDRWEALATQWVLLSDIGLTSFRGADGLTVFARSFGSAKPLPGVDVALIARNNAELARARTDEFGRARFAPGLLKTGGNAPEMVMAYLGTDFAMQDLTGAAFDLSDRGVGGRQAPGPMDAFVYSDRGVYRQGETVNLSILLRDDKTEAVDNFPLTVKVLRPSGTEYFSGALKGREAGGFFLPLTLTRTAPLGGWEVLVYSDPKGEPIGRGEFQVEDFVPIKLALDLTAGAPILVPGQPFEVTAQGRFLYGPPAAGLDGTAEVALKTDPLPYPAFKDYRFGRVQDNPTERLDPLEFPTTNEQGVSRIAVTLPEVPDTSKPLRADIRVTLSEPGGRPVHKSVSVPVRPKTHALGLRPRFSDGRIGEGAEAAFDLVAVAPDGSAIAKPGIRWDLVEERVSFVWFRRDGRYSYNATVRDVPLASGTVDVAADKPAQVTLGKREFGRYRLEVTDKAAGVASSYRFYSGWASGDETADIPDKLEVSTDKQSYKPGETARIRVAPPFAGELLVTVATDRIFDVRTISVPAEGTTVEIPVDAAWGPGAYVTATAYRPPVKGRERQPVRAMGVAWVGVDPSVRTLAVTLDAPQVIRPLSRLEVGVKVAAADGGSMEDTYVTLAAVDEGILRLTDFASPQPEKHYFGKRRLGLDIRDDYGRLIDPLDGPYGAMRQGGDSSGAGLPVVPFTVVSLFQGPVKVGADGTARIGFDVPDFNGELRLMAVAYSRGRVGSAAGPVTVRDPLVADAILPRFLAPGDDSRVTLSLHNVEAAAGTYEVAVTARDAVSVEGGNLSVPLAKGERKTLVVPLKGVAAGIGHVAVAVKGPETLALSHEYGITVRPARAVETQFVTRQIAPGESVRFDGAELATYLPGTTNWSASFTTAPPFDVGGILRALDRYPFGCLEQTVSRALPLLVVRDVELALGKDRKPDDGLEARVQQAISRTLDKQRFDGAFGLWGAQDEADGWLTAYATEFLIRAKQKGEAVPDKPLTDALSWLRQRAIASATEPADLTVRAYALHTLALAGVSLPGPARYLHDTALEKLPTPLAKGQLGAALARMGDQERAASAFDSAVGHLAREDWHVDYGSTVRDAAALVALMTEVNMAGNRIPALIDRLPASATAANRTNTQEKAWSVLAADALLRSAPAKVEVTLGGTRRDGARVDLTPTLTQLKAGIPVANSGKAAVWQAVSLSGVPVAPQPAAREGLRIKRNFFTRKGEVLNLDSIRQNDVFVIVLEGEANTKLFHQGIVTHALPAGWEIENAKLGGGTPEEMQWLGELSYTRTTEARDDRYVAAVDLTEDQQTFKLAFIVRAITPGTYELPGATMEDMYKPRFFARQTTGRITVHPAE, encoded by the coding sequence ATGATGGCACGGCTTTTGACGCTGCTCTGGGTCCTCGTGGTGATGGCCTTCCTAGGCACCCCGGTCCGCGCCGACTACACGCCGCCGGGGGCGCTGTCCGATGCCACCGCCTATGCCAACGGGCTGCTGCTGAAATCGCCGCCGCAGCCGAAGCCGCAGGTGATCGCCGACCTGCTGAAGCAGGCGCGCGCCGCCCGCGACCGCAAGGACATGGCCGGCGCCATCCAGGCCTATGAGAAGACCATCACCCAGGGCGGCGGCTCGCCATCGGTCTGGCTGGAGCTGAGTGGCGCCTGGATGGCGGCGACTCCGCCCAACAAGGACCGCGCGCTGCAGAGCGCCGTCATGGCCGGCCAGTTCAACCCGAAGGACGAGGAACGCGTCGCCATCCTCTGGCGCATCGCCACCCTGATGGACGAGGCCTTCGGCAAGCCGGACGAGGCGGTGAAGGCGCTGAACGCCATCCGCCAGTTGGCGCCGAAGCTGGAGGCGGCCACCCTCGACACCCAGGCGCCGAAGCTGGAGGAGCGGTTCGTCGCCATGCGCCGCAAGGCCGGGCTGGCGATGACCGGCGTCACCGTCAACGCCGAGGGCAGCAGCCCGCGCGTCTGCTTCCAGTTCTCCGACCGGCTGAGCGGTAAGCAGGGCGTGCGTTTCGATGATTACGTCCGGGTGGAGCCGTCGACCAAGACAGCGCTCGAAGCGCGGGAGAACAGTCTGTGCCTGCGCGGCGTCACCCACGGCAATGGCTATACCGTCACCCTGCGCCAGGGCCTGCCCGGCGAGGACGGCGTGACGCTCAAGGCCGACGAGATCCAGCGCGTGCGCGTGCCCGACCGGCCGTCGATGGCCGCCTTCCGCGGCTCCGCCTATATCCTGCCGCGCAAGGGTGCCGACGGCATCCCGGTGGTCAGCGTCAACACCGACCGGCTCGACGTCTCGGTCTACCGAATCGCCGACCGTGCGCTGGTGTCCAACAAGTATGACGCCAGCCTCTTCAGCGAACTGACCGGCTATGCCGCCGACCGGCTGGCCCAGGAGAATGGCGAACTGGTGTGGTCCGGCTCGCTGGATGTTAAGGGGGAGCGCAACCGCGACGTCACCGCCGCCATTCCGTTCCGGCAGGCGGTGGGCGACGACCCGAAGGCCGGCCTCTATGTCGTCACCGCCCGTCCGCATGACGTTGAGGAGTCCGACCGTTGGGAGGCGCTGGCGACCCAGTGGGTCCTGCTGTCCGACATCGGCCTGACCAGCTTCCGCGGTGCCGATGGGCTGACCGTCTTCGCCCGCTCCTTCGGCTCGGCCAAGCCGCTGCCGGGAGTGGATGTGGCTCTGATCGCCCGCAACAACGCCGAATTGGCCCGCGCCAGGACCGACGAGTTCGGCCGTGCCCGCTTTGCGCCCGGCCTGCTGAAGACCGGCGGCAACGCGCCCGAGATGGTGATGGCCTATCTCGGCACCGATTTCGCCATGCAGGATCTGACCGGCGCCGCCTTCGACCTCAGCGACCGCGGTGTCGGCGGGCGTCAGGCGCCGGGGCCGATGGACGCCTTCGTCTACAGCGACCGCGGCGTCTACCGCCAGGGCGAGACGGTGAATCTGTCGATCCTGCTGCGCGACGACAAGACGGAGGCGGTCGACAACTTCCCGCTGACCGTGAAGGTGCTGCGTCCCAGCGGCACCGAATATTTCAGCGGTGCCCTCAAGGGCCGGGAGGCCGGCGGCTTCTTCCTGCCGCTGACGCTGACCCGCACCGCGCCGCTCGGCGGCTGGGAGGTGCTGGTCTACAGCGATCCGAAGGGCGAGCCGATCGGCCGTGGCGAGTTCCAGGTCGAGGATTTCGTGCCGATCAAGCTGGCGCTCGACCTGACCGCCGGCGCGCCGATCCTGGTGCCGGGCCAGCCCTTCGAGGTGACGGCGCAGGGCCGTTTCCTCTACGGTCCGCCGGCCGCCGGGCTGGACGGCACCGCCGAGGTGGCGCTGAAGACCGACCCGTTGCCCTATCCGGCCTTCAAGGACTACCGGTTCGGCCGGGTGCAGGACAACCCGACCGAGCGGCTCGACCCGTTGGAGTTCCCGACCACCAACGAGCAGGGCGTGTCGCGCATCGCGGTGACGCTGCCGGAGGTGCCGGACACCAGCAAGCCGCTGCGGGCCGACATCCGCGTCACCCTGTCGGAGCCGGGCGGGCGTCCGGTCCACAAGTCGGTGAGCGTGCCGGTTCGTCCGAAGACCCATGCGCTGGGCCTGCGCCCGCGCTTCTCCGATGGCCGCATCGGCGAGGGAGCGGAGGCCGCCTTCGACCTCGTCGCCGTAGCGCCTGACGGCAGCGCCATCGCCAAGCCCGGCATCAGGTGGGATCTGGTGGAGGAGCGGGTCTCCTTCGTCTGGTTCCGCCGCGACGGCCGCTACAGCTACAACGCCACCGTGCGCGACGTGCCGCTGGCGTCCGGCACCGTCGACGTCGCCGCCGACAAGCCGGCACAGGTGACGCTGGGCAAGCGCGAGTTCGGCCGCTATCGGCTGGAGGTGACGGACAAGGCGGCGGGCGTCGCCAGCTCCTACCGCTTCTATTCCGGCTGGGCGAGCGGCGACGAGACCGCTGACATTCCGGACAAGCTGGAGGTCTCCACCGACAAGCAGTCCTACAAACCCGGCGAGACCGCCCGCATCCGCGTCGCTCCGCCCTTCGCCGGCGAGCTGCTGGTGACGGTGGCGACCGACCGCATCTTTGACGTGCGCACCATCTCGGTTCCGGCCGAGGGCACGACGGTGGAGATCCCGGTCGATGCCGCCTGGGGTCCCGGCGCCTATGTCACCGCCACCGCCTACCGTCCGCCGGTCAAGGGGCGGGAGCGTCAGCCGGTGCGTGCCATGGGCGTCGCCTGGGTCGGCGTCGATCCGTCGGTCCGCACGCTGGCAGTCACGCTGGACGCGCCGCAGGTGATCCGCCCGCTCAGCCGGTTGGAGGTCGGGGTGAAGGTGGCCGCCGCCGATGGCGGGTCGATGGAGGACACCTATGTCACGTTGGCCGCGGTGGACGAGGGCATCCTGCGGCTGACCGACTTCGCCAGCCCGCAGCCGGAGAAGCATTATTTCGGCAAGCGCCGACTGGGTCTGGACATCCGCGACGATTACGGCCGGCTGATCGACCCGCTCGACGGCCCCTATGGCGCGATGCGCCAGGGCGGCGATTCCAGCGGCGCCGGTCTGCCGGTGGTGCCCTTCACCGTGGTCTCGCTGTTCCAGGGGCCGGTGAAGGTCGGCGCCGACGGCACCGCCCGCATCGGCTTCGACGTACCCGACTTCAACGGCGAGCTTCGACTGATGGCGGTGGCCTACAGCCGTGGCCGGGTCGGCTCCGCCGCCGGGCCGGTGACGGTGCGCGATCCGCTGGTCGCCGACGCCATCCTGCCGCGATTCCTCGCCCCCGGCGACGACAGCCGGGTGACGCTGTCGCTGCACAATGTGGAGGCGGCGGCCGGCACCTATGAGGTGGCGGTCACTGCCCGCGATGCGGTGTCAGTGGAGGGCGGCAACCTGTCGGTCCCGCTGGCGAAGGGCGAGCGCAAGACCCTGGTGGTGCCGCTGAAGGGCGTCGCCGCCGGCATCGGCCATGTCGCCGTCGCGGTGAAGGGGCCGGAGACTCTGGCGCTGAGCCACGAGTACGGCATCACCGTGCGCCCGGCCCGCGCGGTCGAGACCCAGTTCGTCACCCGCCAGATCGCACCCGGCGAGAGCGTCCGTTTCGACGGGGCGGAGCTTGCCACCTATCTGCCGGGGACGACCAACTGGTCGGCCAGCTTCACCACGGCGCCGCCCTTCGATGTCGGCGGCATCCTGCGGGCACTCGACCGCTATCCGTTCGGTTGCCTGGAGCAGACCGTCAGCCGCGCCCTGCCGCTGCTGGTGGTGCGCGACGTGGAACTGGCGCTGGGCAAGGACCGCAAGCCGGACGACGGGCTGGAAGCGCGGGTCCAGCAGGCGATCTCCCGCACGCTGGACAAGCAGCGCTTCGACGGCGCCTTCGGTCTGTGGGGCGCCCAGGACGAGGCCGACGGCTGGCTGACCGCCTATGCCACCGAGTTCCTGATCCGCGCCAAGCAGAAGGGCGAGGCGGTGCCGGACAAGCCGCTGACCGACGCGCTGTCCTGGCTGCGCCAGCGCGCCATCGCCAGCGCGACGGAGCCGGCGGATCTGACGGTGCGCGCCTATGCCCTGCACACGCTGGCGCTGGCCGGGGTGTCGCTGCCGGGACCGGCGCGCTACCTGCACGACACCGCGCTGGAGAAGCTGCCGACTCCGCTCGCCAAGGGGCAGCTCGGGGCGGCGCTGGCCCGCATGGGCGACCAGGAGCGGGCGGCCAGCGCCTTCGACAGCGCGGTCGGCCATCTGGCGCGCGAGGACTGGCATGTCGATTACGGCTCCACCGTCCGCGACGCCGCGGCGCTGGTGGCGCTGATGACCGAGGTCAACATGGCCGGCAACCGCATTCCGGCCCTGATCGACCGGCTTCCTGCCTCCGCCACCGCCGCCAACCGCACCAACACGCAGGAAAAGGCGTGGTCGGTGCTGGCCGCCGACGCGCTGCTGCGCAGCGCGCCGGCCAAGGTGGAGGTGACGCTGGGCGGCACCCGGCGCGACGGCGCGCGGGTCGACCTGACTCCGACTCTGACACAGCTGAAGGCCGGCATCCCGGTCGCCAACTCGGGCAAGGCGGCGGTGTGGCAGGCGGTGTCGCTGTCCGGCGTGCCGGTGGCGCCGCAGCCGGCGGCGCGCGAGGGGCTGCGCATCAAGCGCAACTTCTTTACCCGCAAGGGCGAGGTGTTGAACCTCGACAGCATCAGGCAGAACGACGTCTTTGTCATCGTGCTGGAGGGCGAGGCGAACACCAAGCTGTTCCACCAGGGGATCGTGACCCACGCGCTGCCCGCCGGCTGGGAGATCGAGAACGCCAAGCTGGGCGGCGGCACGCCGGAGGAGATGCAGTGGCTGGGCGAGCTCAGCTACACCCGCACGACCGAGGCGCGCGACGACCGCTATGTCGCCGCGGTGGACCTGACGGAGGATCAGCAGACCTTCAAGCTGGCCTTCATCGTCCGCGCCATCACCCCCGGCACCTACGAGCTGCCGGGAGCGACCATGGAGGACATGTACAAGCCGCGCTTCTTCGCTCGCCAGACCACCGGGCGGATCACGGTCCATCCGGCGGAGTGA
- a CDS encoding PepSY-associated TM helix domain-containing protein: MTGPLQGGAIGSALYRALWRWHFFAGLICAPIVILLSVTGAIYLFKDEINDRLHRDLRIVAPQTTERLAPSALVARALEAHPGTLKGYAPPAAPDRPAEVKIVGADGLKDIVYVDPYDGRVLGSLWDGGFAGSPTMYVVRKLHSLQYVGWFAERIVEGVAGWMVLMTASGIYLWWPRGQKGGVVTVRGRPGKRMFWRDLHAVTGIFVSVFIVFLAMTGLPWSGYWGKQFYSAAYAVGMGMPDGYWDKYPVSTVPLKDTVDRAPWIIENQPTPLSTTASGVPAKLDDVVRTVEELGMAPGYAIVIPTKPDGVFTASVYPDDITKERVVHLDQYTGKPLFDMQLKDLGLFGRLAEWGVSIHMGQAFGLANQLVLLASLVAMVGLTLSGLVMWWKRRPAGSLGAPRLPAGATLPKGLIVIAIAGGLFFPMVGISMLAFAAIEAAVFGTRRLRTA, translated from the coding sequence ATGACTGGACCTCTGCAAGGCGGAGCCATCGGCTCTGCGCTTTATCGTGCGCTGTGGCGCTGGCATTTCTTCGCCGGGCTGATCTGCGCCCCCATCGTCATCCTGCTGTCCGTCACCGGCGCCATCTATCTGTTCAAGGACGAGATCAACGACAGGCTGCATCGCGACCTGCGCATCGTCGCCCCCCAGACGACGGAGCGGCTGGCGCCGTCCGCCCTGGTCGCCCGGGCGCTGGAGGCCCATCCCGGCACGCTCAAGGGTTACGCCCCGCCCGCCGCGCCCGACCGTCCCGCCGAGGTGAAGATCGTCGGCGCCGACGGCCTCAAGGACATCGTCTATGTCGATCCCTATGACGGCCGGGTGCTGGGCAGCCTGTGGGATGGCGGTTTCGCCGGATCGCCAACCATGTATGTCGTGCGCAAGCTGCACAGCCTGCAATATGTCGGCTGGTTCGCCGAACGCATCGTCGAAGGCGTCGCCGGCTGGATGGTGTTGATGACCGCCTCCGGCATTTATCTGTGGTGGCCGCGCGGTCAGAAGGGCGGTGTCGTGACCGTCCGCGGCCGGCCGGGGAAAAGGATGTTCTGGCGCGACCTCCACGCCGTCACCGGCATTTTCGTCAGCGTGTTCATCGTCTTCCTGGCGATGACCGGCCTGCCCTGGTCCGGATATTGGGGCAAGCAGTTCTACAGCGCCGCCTATGCGGTCGGCATGGGCATGCCGGACGGTTACTGGGACAAGTATCCGGTCTCAACCGTGCCGCTGAAGGATACCGTCGACCGCGCCCCCTGGATCATCGAAAATCAGCCGACCCCGCTGTCGACGACGGCATCCGGCGTTCCCGCGAAGCTGGACGACGTGGTGCGGACGGTCGAAGAACTGGGAATGGCGCCGGGCTATGCCATCGTCATTCCGACCAAGCCGGACGGCGTTTTCACGGCATCGGTCTATCCCGACGACATCACGAAGGAGCGCGTCGTCCATCTCGACCAGTATACCGGCAAGCCGCTGTTCGACATGCAGTTGAAGGACCTCGGCCTGTTCGGCCGTCTGGCCGAATGGGGAGTCAGCATTCACATGGGACAGGCCTTCGGACTGGCGAACCAGTTGGTCTTGCTCGCCTCGCTGGTGGCGATGGTGGGGCTGACGCTGTCGGGGCTGGTGATGTGGTGGAAGCGGCGACCGGCGGGCAGCCTGGGCGCACCGCGATTGCCGGCCGGCGCCACCCTGCCGAAGGGGTTGATCGTCATCGCAATCGCAGGCGGCCTCTTCTTCCCGATGGTGGGCATCTCGATGCTGGCCTTCGCCGCCATCGAGGCCGCCGTCTTCGGAACCCGGAGATTGCGGACGGCCTGA
- a CDS encoding LysR family transcriptional regulator: protein MTLEQLRIFATVAEMLHFTRAAEVLHLSQPAVSAAIAALEAEHGLRLFDRIGRRVELTAAGQLLHGQARAILTKVEEAGTMLAELSGLSRGSLRLAASQTVGNHWLPPRLLRFAAAYPGIRVDLSIGNTEQVAEAVRDGRAELGIAEGAVTDSALVSEAIVGDRLRLVVGAGHPWAGLGRVDRDALAAGRWILREPGSGTRALFEAAMCGVGLDPGGLDVAMTLPGGGVIRAALLAGIGASVLSDLIVAEDLAAGRIVALEGLDLPARPFHLLRHRDRHRSLAERAFVRAALDGGPAPASP from the coding sequence GTGACGCTGGAGCAGCTGCGCATCTTCGCCACCGTGGCGGAAATGCTGCACTTCACCCGCGCCGCGGAGGTGCTTCACCTGTCGCAGCCGGCGGTCAGCGCCGCCATCGCCGCACTGGAGGCGGAGCATGGCCTGCGCCTGTTCGACCGTATCGGCCGGCGGGTGGAGCTGACCGCCGCCGGCCAGCTGCTGCACGGTCAGGCCCGTGCCATCCTGACGAAGGTGGAAGAGGCCGGGACCATGCTGGCCGAGCTGTCGGGGCTGTCGCGTGGCTCCTTGCGGCTGGCGGCCAGCCAGACGGTCGGCAATCACTGGCTGCCGCCGCGGCTGCTGCGCTTCGCCGCGGCTTATCCGGGCATCCGCGTGGACCTGTCCATCGGCAACACCGAACAGGTCGCCGAGGCGGTGCGCGACGGCCGCGCCGAACTGGGCATCGCCGAGGGTGCGGTGACCGATTCGGCACTGGTCAGCGAAGCGATCGTGGGCGACCGGCTTCGGCTGGTGGTCGGGGCGGGACATCCCTGGGCCGGGCTGGGCAGGGTAGATCGCGATGCACTGGCTGCGGGCCGCTGGATTCTGCGCGAACCCGGCTCCGGCACCCGCGCGCTGTTCGAGGCGGCAATGTGCGGCGTGGGTCTGGACCCCGGCGGGCTGGATGTCGCCATGACCCTGCCCGGCGGCGGAGTGATCCGCGCGGCACTGCTCGCCGGGATCGGTGCCAGCGTGCTGTCCGACCTGATCGTCGCGGAGGATCTGGCGGCGGGGCGGATCGTGGCGCTGGAGGGGCTGGACCTGCCGGCCCGGCCCTTCCATCTGCTGCGCCACAGGGACCGCCACCGCAGCCTGGCCGAACGGGCGTTCGTCAGAGCCGCGCTGGATGGCGGACCGGCGCCGGCCTCGCCCTGA
- a CDS encoding molybdopterin molybdotransferase MoeA — MDDCSAHGPTPLSLDEAVARVAQGYGAVTGTEEVPLRQALGRVLAEEVVAPVNVPPADVSAMDGWAYAADAGEGFRRLAIVGRVPAGSKFEGTVGPGQAVRIFTGAPVPAGVDTVAMQEDCRTDGDAVLVPASLKRGSNVRSAGEDMTAGAVVLHSGQRMRAQEVGLAAAVGRSSLTVRKRLTVVLFSTGDELREPGTPKPDHAIYDANRYTLAAQLDALGVEVRDLGILPDRPEATRAALADAAGTADLIVTSGGVSVGEEDHVKAAVNALGSIDLWTLAIKPGKPLALGRVGDTPFLGLPGNPVSAMVTFLLVGRPLVLRLSGASSIATPRSLVVADFSFTKKPGRREFLRARLERGKDGRPMAVKFPSNSSGVLTSMVEADGLVDMPAEATAVRPGDLVDFLPFTGLFA; from the coding sequence ATGGACGATTGCTCCGCACACGGCCCCACCCCCCTGTCGCTGGACGAGGCGGTCGCACGCGTCGCGCAGGGGTACGGCGCCGTGACCGGGACGGAGGAGGTGCCGCTGCGCCAGGCGCTCGGCCGCGTGCTGGCGGAAGAGGTGGTGGCCCCGGTGAATGTGCCGCCGGCCGATGTGTCCGCCATGGACGGTTGGGCCTATGCCGCCGACGCCGGGGAGGGATTCCGGCGCCTCGCCATCGTCGGGCGCGTGCCGGCCGGCTCCAAATTCGAGGGAACCGTCGGGCCGGGGCAGGCGGTGCGCATCTTCACTGGCGCGCCGGTCCCGGCCGGCGTCGATACCGTGGCGATGCAGGAGGATTGCCGGACGGACGGCGACGCCGTTCTGGTCCCGGCCTCGCTGAAGCGGGGCTCCAACGTGCGTTCGGCGGGGGAGGACATGACGGCCGGCGCCGTCGTGCTGCACTCCGGCCAGCGGATGCGCGCACAGGAGGTCGGTCTCGCCGCCGCGGTCGGCCGTTCCAGCCTGACGGTGCGCAAGCGGCTGACGGTGGTGCTGTTCTCCACCGGTGACGAGCTGCGGGAGCCGGGGACGCCGAAGCCCGACCATGCCATCTATGACGCCAACCGCTACACGCTGGCGGCACAGCTCGACGCGCTGGGGGTGGAGGTGCGCGATCTCGGCATCCTGCCCGACCGACCGGAGGCCACCCGTGCGGCACTGGCCGACGCCGCCGGCACCGCCGACCTGATCGTCACCAGCGGCGGCGTGTCGGTCGGCGAGGAGGACCATGTCAAGGCGGCGGTCAATGCACTTGGCTCCATCGACCTGTGGACGCTGGCGATCAAGCCGGGCAAGCCGCTGGCGCTGGGCCGGGTCGGCGACACGCCCTTCCTGGGGCTGCCCGGCAACCCGGTGTCGGCGATGGTCACCTTCCTGCTGGTCGGCCGGCCGCTGGTTCTGCGCCTGTCGGGGGCGTCCAGCATCGCCACGCCGCGCAGCCTGGTGGTCGCCGACTTCAGCTTCACCAAGAAGCCCGGCCGTCGCGAGTTCCTCCGTGCCCGTCTGGAACGTGGCAAGGACGGCCGCCCGATGGCCGTGAAGTTCCCCAGCAACAGCTCCGGCGTGCTGACCTCGATGGTGGAGGCCGACGGGCTGGTCGACATGCCGGCCGAGGCCACCGCGGTGCGGCCGGGCGATCTGGTGGACTTCCTGCCCTTCACCGGCCTGTTCGCGTGA
- the cutA gene encoding divalent-cation tolerance protein CutA yields the protein MPETGTDPLVFAYITAGSRDEALRIGRTLVEERLAGCVNILDGMTSVYRWNGAVEQAEEAVLIAKTRSSLFDRLTARVRDLHGYDTPCVVELAVGRGNPPYLDWLRTETA from the coding sequence ATGCCAGAGACCGGCACCGACCCTCTCGTCTTCGCCTATATCACCGCCGGGTCCAGGGACGAGGCGCTCCGCATCGGCCGCACCCTGGTGGAGGAGCGTCTGGCCGGCTGCGTCAACATTCTGGACGGCATGACCTCCGTCTATCGATGGAACGGCGCCGTCGAACAGGCGGAGGAGGCGGTGCTGATCGCCAAGACAAGGTCCTCGCTGTTCGACCGGCTGACCGCACGGGTGCGCGACCTGCACGGCTACGACACCCCTTGCGTGGTGGAACTCGCGGTCGGGCGCGGCAATCCCCCCTATCTGGACTGGCTGCGGACGGAAACGGCCTGA
- a CDS encoding sensor histidine kinase gives MSLIHRLQSLEAERDAAREEAERANLAKAKFLAAASHDLRQPLQALFFLSAALARHVGDHNGRDLLSRLDQGLDTMKGLLDGLLEVSRLEAGVVTPVLDTFAASEITDALDAAYAEQAIAKALVWRVEGCDAVLRTDRGLLMQLLRNLVDNALRYTEAGAIRIRCRVDGERLAIEVQDTGIGIPPEHLDRIFEEFHQVGNPERDRLRGLGLGLAIVRRLSQLLDHPVQVRSVQGQGSAFRVLVPLAPARLIPTRAGGVDRRPVIDRPRLAVLVDDDAVVLLGLQTVLTEWGFRVVAADGPDRAMDRLEALDRAPDIVIADYRLREGRVGTEVIRRVRERYGAEIPALILTGETGIDTLADVSAHGVSVLHKPVTPRQLQAEVDRQLRIKRINGVAQAAQ, from the coding sequence ATGAGTCTCATTCATCGCCTTCAGTCACTGGAAGCGGAGCGCGACGCCGCCCGGGAGGAGGCCGAGCGCGCCAATCTCGCAAAGGCGAAGTTTCTCGCCGCCGCCAGTCACGATCTCCGCCAACCCCTGCAAGCCCTGTTCTTCCTGTCCGCGGCCCTGGCCCGCCATGTCGGCGACCACAACGGGCGCGACCTGCTGTCCCGGCTCGACCAGGGGCTGGACACCATGAAGGGGTTGCTGGACGGCCTGCTGGAGGTTTCCCGGCTGGAGGCCGGCGTCGTGACGCCGGTGCTGGACACCTTTGCCGCCAGCGAAATCACCGACGCGCTCGACGCCGCCTATGCCGAGCAGGCCATCGCCAAGGCGCTGGTCTGGCGGGTGGAGGGCTGCGACGCCGTTCTGCGCACCGACCGCGGCCTGCTGATGCAGCTGCTGCGCAATCTGGTCGACAACGCCCTGCGCTATACCGAGGCTGGCGCCATCCGCATCCGCTGCCGGGTGGATGGCGAGAGGTTGGCGATCGAGGTGCAGGACACCGGCATCGGCATTCCGCCCGAACATCTCGACCGCATCTTCGAGGAGTTCCATCAGGTCGGCAATCCGGAGCGCGACCGGCTGCGCGGCCTTGGGCTGGGGCTTGCCATCGTCCGGCGGCTGTCGCAACTGCTCGACCATCCGGTCCAGGTGCGCTCGGTGCAGGGACAGGGCTCCGCCTTCCGGGTGCTGGTGCCGCTGGCGCCGGCCCGCCTCATCCCGACCCGCGCGGGCGGGGTGGATCGCCGGCCGGTGATCGACCGGCCGCGGCTGGCCGTGTTGGTCGATGACGACGCCGTGGTATTGCTGGGGCTGCAAACGGTGCTGACCGAGTGGGGATTCCGCGTGGTCGCGGCGGACGGCCCCGACCGGGCGATGGACCGGCTGGAGGCACTGGACCGGGCGCCGGACATCGTCATCGCCGATTACCGGCTGCGCGAGGGGCGAGTCGGCACCGAAGTGATCCGCCGGGTGCGCGAACGCTATGGGGCGGAGATTCCCGCTCTGATCCTCACCGGCGAGACCGGCATCGATACGCTGGCCGACGTCTCCGCCCATGGCGTGTCCGTGCTGCACAAGCCGGTGACCCCGCGCCAGCTGCAGGCCGAGGTCGACCGGCAGCTTCGGATCAAGCGCATCAACGGCGTCGCCCAGGCCGCCCAGTAA
- a CDS encoding DUF1127 domain-containing protein, with the protein MAYSSMQSTSGELFGAGTKGSTVFQRVVHWVRERIELRRAESELHHMSDAELSDIGLTRGEIHNAVRRGF; encoded by the coding sequence ATGGCCTATTCTTCGATGCAGTCAACGTCCGGCGAATTGTTTGGCGCTGGAACAAAGGGAAGCACTGTCTTTCAACGGGTCGTTCATTGGGTCCGCGAACGGATTGAACTTCGCCGCGCGGAAAGCGAGCTGCACCATATGTCCGACGCCGAACTGTCCGACATTGGTCTGACTCGGGGCGAGATCCACAATGCGGTTCGCCGCGGCTTCTGA